GCTCTTGACCTGATTTTCAGTCTAAGCCAGTCAAAGGTAAGTGAAATTTCCTCCATTGATGGCCCTAAAGGTCTTTCTCTATGTTCGTAAAGTGCACAAACTCTCTTTTTCTCAGGCTCACAGCTCGAGGAAAACACCTTAATTTTAATAATATCACTGCTAAAACATCTTTCTTGTGCTTCTGCGTGGCGTACATTGAGTtgtcattatttcttttacatcttggtTTCCTATTTTGTTATTGATTAGGTAGAAGATATCTTGTTTGCTGCTGGGGAGGCATTGTCATTTCTATGGGGTGGTGTTCCTGTTACTGCTGACATGATTCTTAAGAGCAACTACACTTCACTTTCCATGAGTTCAAACTTTTTGATGGGAGATGTGTCTTCTACAAGTTCTAGCTGTGTGGACTCTGAAGCCAATGAACAAGGCCATAGTACAGTTAGAGATGCAATCACTAGAAAGCTTTTTGACGATCTATTGTACAGTAGCCGGAAACAAGAGCGCTGTGCTGGCACTGTCTGGCTTTTGTCACTGACAATGTATTGTGGTCAGCACCAGGCTATCCAGAAACTGCTTCCCGACATCCAGGTATCTTCTATTTAAGTTGACACTGACAGTTCCATAGAAAAAATTTATATAACATTCCCGGGAAGAATTTCGAACTGGTGTGGGGTTTATAAGTCGGAATTGTTGTTGTATATCTGGGAGAAGTACTATGACTGTTGCTTTTCAGCTCTATTAGCCTTTTGTATATTTAGCTAACATGATAAGCTGTAAAGTGTGTTGATTCTGGTGTCAGTCAATCCTTTGGCTGCCAGGAATTTTTTCTTTTGATTATTGGAATTTATTATTAGTAAAATCTAGAAACTATTACCAGCTTTGACCTTCCTAGGGATTGGATTCCCTATTTGGTTCACAAGTAGATAGTACAAAAGATGGCAATACAACATAGTACAGAAGTAAACCAAACTTGGATTTTGCTTCCATGCTTAGCTAGCCTGTATGCCAACTGGTTAGCTTCTTTCTAGATGTACTGAATCCTTGAGTTTCCCAATCTAGTTAGGGATAACCTGCAGTCATCAATTATGTTTTGACAGTAATTATTCCCGTTAGAGATTATGTTTATTGTTTCAATAGCCAGTCTCAATTATGATAGTCACAGTTTTGTTTTAAAGAGCAATGTCGAGACAGCTTCAAGTATTTGGCTACCAGGCAGCTTCAAGCATCTCTTCCCCTGATAAATGCAATTTCAATGGCTGTGCCTTTTAAACTAGCCTTTTATTTTGATGTCTGCGAAGGAAAACATTTTACCAGAGCCTTTTGAACCACTGACTCTTGTGCTATTGTAGGAAGCATTCTCTCACCTTCTGGCTGAGCAGAACGAGCTTACCCAGGAGCTGGCTTCTCAGGGCCTTAGTGTTGTATATGAGCTTGGTGATGCTTCTATGAAGAAAAGCTTAGTGAATGCTCTTGTTGGCACTCTTACTGGTTCTGGGAAGAGGAAAAGAGCTGTTAAGGTCTGATGACTGCTTTTGTCTTGCTATAATTCTTGACAATTTTTCCTCGTGTCTTACACTATGACTACCCAATTTTtgctctgattttttttttttttttttttttaaattcgtgCTCGTAGCTTGTAGAAGATTCTGAAGTGTTTCAAGAGGGTACAATTGGTGAAAGTCCGAGTGGAGGGAAACTAAGTACTTATAAGGAGCTTTGCAACTTGGCAAACGAGATGGGGCAGCCGGACATGATTTATAAGTTCATGGACTTAGCCAATTATCAGGCATCTTTGAATTCTAAAAGAGGTGCGGCCTTTGGGTTCTCCAAGATAGCCAAGCATGCTGGGGATGCTCTGCAACCTCACTTGCATGCTCTTGTTCCAAGACTCCTTCGTTATCAGTACGATCCTGATAAGAATGTGCAGGTACTTCTACATAAGTTCTTGTATGAAGCTAATATTTTGTGTATTCCTAGTTAAGTAGGGGCTTAACTTAATAGTATTCCATTCAAGCAACCAAAAAATCATTTTGGCTGTTTTAGCTGATATGTTAACTATTTAGTTTGTTATGTTATGTTTTCCTCATAATTTGTGGTGAGAGGGAGATAAAGGTGGTTGCCGTGCAATTCGTTATTGTTAGTTTTTTGTATTAAGGAATTTGATATCTGACTGTCTGTGATCGTTTGGCAGTTGTAGATGCTAACTGAGAATGTTTAGTTTGTTATTATATGCTTATGCTTTTCTCAAAAGTTGTGGTAAGAGGGAGAAAAAGTGGTCTGCATGCAGTTTGTCATAATTATTATTTatgttaaggaagttgatatccTACTGGCTTTAGTAACGATGCCCATTTTTGAATTATTTTATCGTTTCCTTTAGGATGCGATGACACATATTTGGAGATCACTTATTACAGATTCAAAGAAAACAATTGATGAGCATTACGATCTTATTATTGATGATCTTTTAACTCAAAGCGGATCCCGACTTTGGCGATCACGAGAGGCTTCTTGTCTAGCACTTTCAGATGTGATCCAAGGACGTAAATTTGATCAGGTAAAGTCATTGATTTGTCATCTTATGTGCAAGGAAATTGCACTTGTCTGTGAGAAACCGCTATAAATCATGATTAAAATGATATTCAGCAAACGATGATCGAGAAAGTTGGTCAAAGTTTTGAATTTATAGGGTGGAAACAATTTGCATATATCACTCTTgtcaaaagaaaaggaaacaagAAAAAGAGTATACTTGATCTAGACTTGCTCTCATAGAGAGGGAATTTGGAGGATCACAGAAGTACTTCTCTGTACAGAAACCTGTTCCCACTGACACTTAATTTTCTTCATGTACTGGTCACTAGCTTTGCATCTCTTTACCAGCATCAAGGTTATGTATGTGGCATTAAAATACTGGTGTTTGGCATGTCAACATGAAGATGTACCTGATGTGATGGTAAAAATGTCCACAAATCCCAAATacgttttattattttttatttattattcccTCCGTTCCATTTTATGAGGCATTGTTTCATTGGCTACGGAATTCAGGAAAGAAAGGCTTTTGAAATTAGTGgtctaaaacatgacatagacaTTTCTGTGGCTATAAATCATATTATTACGGgtaaatgagaagtttaaagttaaattgtttccaaatacaGAAAGGTATTATTCTTATTTAtgacagactaaaaaagaaagtgtcacataaattggacagAGGGAATATTGTTTTTGTTATGTTCTTAAGTTGGCAAGTCCTAGCACAAAGTTAAACTTATCTGAGGTTTCCAGAACCCTTGCAATTTGACAGAGCAGACTACCCTTTTTGATTGTAAATCATATTTTCTTTTGAGGTCCACTTGGTCTACCCTCATATACTAAACTTAGCTATTGGTTTCTGTATTACAAAATTTTGCTCAACATAATAAAAAAATGGTTGGTTAGTTTCTTTGGTCACATTGGATATTTTGTTGATACTTCTAAAAGCTATACCAAAAGAGATAACTGATATCAGGATCAGAAAGTTTTATGATGTGGTGAGACATTGTAGAATTTGAGAAAGAAGAAAAGGCTTTGTTGTATTTCAGTATGTCATTGTATCCCATAAGAAGGGATATTTATACAGGTGAATCCTAACTAACTAAGAAAAAACAATCAATTGCAATAAAAGGAAATATTCTATTCCTATAATTACGTTAGGAAAAGGAAAAATAGTCTCCTAAAATCATGCTAATTTATCCACACTTCCCCCCAAGTTGGAGCAAAAATGTCGCAAACGCCCAACTTGCAAATCAGAATATGAAAAGTATTTTTGAGAATGGTAACATTTGCAACTTTATTGTTGCAGTACAAGGAAAGTTGCCCTTTTTCCGACAATCTCAATTCTTCCAGTAACTTTTGTAACCAAAGAAGGGTATTTATACAAGTGAATCTAACTAATTGAGGGAAGACAATCAATTACaataaaaagaaatattttaTTTCTATAATTAAGCTaggaaaaggaaaaataaagtgTCATAAAATCATGCTAATTAATTAACACAATCAACTGATATAAATCATTGAGCTTCCTCGTGATGCATTTTAAGCTATTTTACTATATTTTCCTGTCAAAAGCTTTCTATGTTTTCTGACTCTTGTGTTTCACAGCCTAGAGCATGATCAgagaaaaaaatttaaatatatccAAGAAGGAATCACTAGTTATTCTCTTTCCTCATTTTTTGTTACCTCTTATGATGGGCAACATTCTTCAACCAGACTGAAAAGCTGATTCCTGACACAGTAAACTttacactatttttttaataaatttaaGCAGTTGCCTCTAACTAGTAAATTTCCTTTTCAGTTTTTATGTGAAACCGAACTCTGTCAATGAAATTTGGCAATTTGGTTTAAGAGTATCTGACTTTTGTGAGAGTGATCATTTAAGTGGTTTTGGACATGTATCTTTTGATGATGATGGGCACTGTCTTTTGTAAATATATATCTACACTTTTAGAGTTTCCATAAATAGCCCGGATGGCTATTTTTCCCATTTCCTTCAAAGATTAACCCAATTTGGTTTTTTCAAACCTGTTTTGAAATCGCTTTACTAGAGCTGAGGGTCTATACAGGTCTGCGTATaccccaccctccccagaccccacttgtgggatcactggatatgttgttgttgttgcatagTAGATTCTTTTGTATAGTAGAGTGGTTGGCTCCTTTAGCTTGCCTTTCCCTTTGTGGGCTGCATGCTAAATTTCTATGTGGAACCGTTATCAGCTCTACCTCTTTTTTTGTTCTAAGTGACACAACCGAGGTACTTTCTTGATGTAAAATATGGCCTACCCTTTCCGCTCTGCATTGCTTGTAGGGGAGCAATTGATAAATAAGCTTTCGTGGAATTTTTCGGTCTTGCGTTTTTTTAGTTTGATACTATCGTCCATATCCTTTAATTTGATGTACTTGGTTGTCTGTTTATCTATGGTATCCCTTATTGCAGAGAGCGTAATTGTTGCCTTATCTGACAATGTCAGCACTGCATATGATATAGGTTGAGAAGCACTTGAAAAGAATATGGACTACTGCTTTCCGTGCGATGGATGACATAAAGGAGTCTGTACGAAATTCAGGTGACAGGTTGTGCCGGGCTATTACTAATCTAACACTGAGGTTATGTGATGTTTCTCTCACACAAGTCTCAGAGGCAACAAAGGCAATGGAGATTGTGTTGCCATTACTGCTATCTGATGGCATAATGAGTAAAGTTGAAAGCATTCGCAAGGCATCCATTGGAGTGGTTACAAAACTCACAAAGGTTTTATTCTAACTAGAAATTGAACAGTTGAATCTGTCTTGTAGACCCTCCAGTTTCTAAAATACACATAATGCCATGCCTTTTCCTTCTCAGTTAATCATTTCAGTCAGATCATTATGGTGCTTCTGTTCATACTAGACTGCAGAATTTTCCTTGCTTCGCTCTGCAATGTTCTTGCATTATTGCACCAGAGTTGAATGTTTAAGTTCTTATCTGGTGGTTGAATAATTGCAGGGTGCAGGTATTGCACTTCGGCCACATCTACCTGAACTAGTCTGCTGCATGCTTGAAAGCTTATCAAGCCTGGAAGACCAAGGGTTAAATTACGTTGAGGTCTGGCAAATTCTGTGGTTTTTGATACTGCTTTGGTACTTCTCATTGTCTGCAATATtaacttatttttcttttcattttctatGTTTTCTCCTTTTCTTCTGGCCTCTCGCTTATCTCAGTTGCATGCAGCAAATGTTGGTATACAAACCGAAAAGCTTGAAAACCTCCGTATATCAATAGCAAAGGGCTCTCCAATGTGGGAAACTCTTGATCGTTGCATTGATGTTATTGATTTCCAGTCGTTGGAGTTATTAGTACCTCGTGTTGCTCAGTTAGTTCGTATTGGCGTTGGATTAAATACCAGGTATATTGCAAGTCCCATATGGTCATTTACATGAAAATTGCAACTTTAACGGATTTAGTATGCATTTATctagttctctttttttttttttttttttttttttttgagaaggtaacattTGTATCAAAATCACAGCACAAAGATTGTGCTAGTAACTTTGTACTTATTCCAATGTGAGCAAAAACTTATCCTTGCTTTTCTTACAAGGATTCTATCAAATCTAATATGGATTCATCATCATTTACATAATTTTCTTTACACCAAAACATAAACAGCAAGATACACTTCATTTTTAACTTCTGAGTAGAGCTGCTTTTGCCTTTGACACACATGGCATGATGCCTTTTCGTCCAGGCTATCCACTGAATGCTAACTGGGATGAGGTTcaccatttatttatttttgcctGAAATTTTCCCCTTATTGTACCAGCACCTCGGTAAGTCAGTTGTTTTTGGCATAGACCACATGATTCTATACTCGAAAATAGTTGCAACAGTTGAGAAGTGACACCACAGTGTAGAAATAAGTGGCTATTAGACTCTGAATCTCCACAGCATAAGTAACATCTAGAGCTCAATTGGAATCCTCTTTTATATAGGTTTTCTTGAGTAAAGCAAGCTTGTTTAGCTACCAGCCAAGCAAAACAAACTACTTTGAAAGGGGCCTTGATTCTCCAGATCTGTTTCCAAGGCCAACTGCTACCTCCCTGGCTGTTCCTTGAGAGTAAAGCATAGGCTGATTTGACTGAAAATGTCTTGTTGCTAGCCCCCCTCCATGACAAGGAATCTGCTCTGTCTGTTGTACCCTGGAATAACCCCAGCTGGTTTAGTAATTCAGCTACCATCCCTGCATGCTCCACAGCTCTCCAACAATCTCTGTATTGTCAGTGTCACTTGAATGATTGTTTACCTTTTGAACTCAAAAATTGAAGACATCCCCCTTTGTTGTGAGGTGAACTGCCATTGATCTGGTTCTTAATTCTAATATCACATTATATGTTCTCCTATTTATAGGGTTGGTGTTGCAAATTTTATAAGCTTGTTAGCGCAGAAAGTTGGTGTAAATATCAAACCTTTTACAGCCATGCTACTGAGACTTCTGTTTCAAGCTGTTAAGGAGGAAAGAAGTGCTACATCAAAACGTGCGTTTGCAAATGCTTGTGCCACAGTTCTGAAGTATGCAACTCCTTCCCAGGCCCAAAAGTTGATTGAAGACACTGCTGCTTTACATCTTGGGGATAAGAATGAACAGATTGCATGTGCAGTTCTACTGAAATGCTACTTTTCCTCGGCTGCTGATGTTTTGGGTGGATATAATGATGTGATTGTGCCAGTTATATTTATTTCAAGGTCAAACTCTTATCTTTCCTTTCTCTGTTTCGTAGTCTGTGATGGTAATTTCTTATGTTCATATTTACATTTCTATTCTTTGTTTGAACAAGATAACATGGCGATATATAAGCAGTGACAACAAATTCAAACTATGCTTGCTCTTGTCAATTGGGACAATGCCAACTTCTGTTGACATATCAGATGTTTTTGCTTTTAGTTTCTCCGTTGCCTATGCTACATCTCTGAAATTGGCTGTTGGTGGCTCCACTATCAGTCTAGCAGTTGACTGCTGTTGCTCGATTTCGCTATTCTGCAAGTTTTCAGACGTCACTCTCTTCCATGAAGTTGATTTCTTCACATACACTTATCAGGTTTCAGAGTTACACAAGAAAGAGAGAATAAGTGTTAGGCAGTATCCCTGAATTCAGACACTGCTCAAATGATGCACATCCATAGCCTGATTACAGCTTGTTGGATGTAATTCTTTTGCAAGTCCAGTGTCGTACACAGATTTTTGCTAGTAGACAGTAAATTCTTCCTAAGTGCTGATTTTATGTTGGGGAAATCCTCTATGAGATGTCAGCTTTTCTAATGTTTGGAGCTTCCTCTTCTCAACGAAAACAACTTAAAATCAATGAGTCTGCAATGTTATCTTAAATAACAAGATGATGCATCTGTTTCGCAAAACTGGCTTTCTTCAGAGCTGAAATTTTTAACTGTCAGAACCCATTAATGCTAGTATCCTCTAGAAAAATGAAATCTGATGTCTAGAAATTTTACAGCCAAAGCTACAAAATAGTACTTGAAGCCTTTAGATTGCCTAGGATACGAAGCAAGAGAATAATTCAGAGTCTCTTCATCAAACTTCCTTTTAAGTGGAGTATATAATCTGTTTCAAATGCACCAAATGGGTTTAATTCATCTCTCCGAACTGGTATGTCTTGGAAACTGGTTATCTGGGATCAGGTTCTGCACATGAATGGCTATTTTATTGTCCGGCTCTCTGCTTTTGGATATTTGGGAGAAGTTTGTTATCTCGAGGTCAGGATAACACGTGCTTTGAACGTCAATCTTGCATGCTGTTTCTGGGTTCTCTTTTTACTCTGGATACTGGTTGGTTTTGCTGTCAGTTTTTTTCTATCAGTTATCTTTAAGAATATCTTCTTGTTTCAGTATTTCTTCCACCAAAATTTGTACATTTTCTGTTTTCAAGTGTTGTCCTTCAACTTCCAGTTAATTATTGGCATTCTTCTTTATGGTTTGAAGTCTGTTTTCCGATTTCAAATGGTCCTTGTATCTTTCTTCCTTAATGGTTTTGATTGAAGCATGTGCCTCATTTGTTGGCTACCTAGTTTAAAAGTCACATGCCTTTTATCTTTGAATATTATCTCACCTTTTTAGTTCTTTTTAGTTGGAACTTTAGGCGGTTCTCGAAAAAGTCCGCTTTTCTTTGTCTTGATTTTGTTCGAAAGGACCCAGGTATCTCGATTGAAATCCCCGTAAATGGTATTTTCCGTCGAAATAGTATTCTTGCTTATTTCGATGATCCTCGATACAGAAGAAAGAGTTTGGGCATTAGGTCGTTTTATTCAAAACCCCAATTGTGACATCCCTTCTCTCCCACTTCACACCTCGGAACGCACCAATCTAATCTATTCTATAGATATTTGGACTAGAGTTGACAAACAAACAAAACCAGCAATATACTTTATTAGTATCGAATAGAAATCTAAATGGGGCGTGGCCAAGTGGTAAGGCAACGGGTTTTGGTCCCGCTATTCACATGCCTTTTATCTTTGAATAAGGCAAACGAGTTATCTTTGTGACTGTTGTTGTGAGTTTATCAATTGAATTAAGCAAATGATTCATCTTTGTGACTGTTGTGTGAGTTTATCTCATTGAAAAAGGAAGCTATGCAGTATGACAACTGAGGAAAATGACCATTtgatgatacatgatattgaggGCCACCATTTTACATGTATTTTTATGTCATTTTAGAGAGAAAATTTTATGAAGTTCTTGAACTTCTAGTGGTCGGACAGCCTGATGTAGTAATCAATGTGAACTCTGTAACTTTCTGATCTTTCTACCTCCACCCCATcctttatctattttttttttggaaatagtAACAAGCACCTCCATCCCTCTCTTTTAATTTCTGAATTTACTTTGGGGGTTTTGAGGTTCTATTTTTATTACGTGTTGATATTTGTGGCAATATTTGCATAAATTAACCTGCTGCTTGAGTTTGCGGCTTTTGTCCTATTGTTATGCCCAGTATTTTAAACTTCTCCCAACAGTATTTTCAGTGACTAGCGCTTATCGGTTGACACCAATAAATAATCTTATGCAGATTTGAAGATGAAAAATCTGTTTCTAATTTGTACGAAGAAATGTGGGAAGAAAATATGAGTAGTGAACGGGTTACTCTTCAATTGTACTTGGGGGAGATCGTTGAGCTTATCAGTGGAGGAATTATGTCATCATCATGGTCTAGTAAACGGAAGGTATTAATAATGTGTCTTATATTCACTCTCATTCCAAGACAAGTGCATGAAATTTTAACCGTCTGCAGTTTTCTTCCTTGCACCTTAGCAGAAAAGGTATTTTGGATTGTCTCTGGAGTTGTACTATCCTGTTTAATATTCTCATGCAGGCTGCTCAGGCAATCAGTAAGCTCTGTGACACCCTTGGTGAGGTGGTTTCCTCACAGCACCACGTTCTCCTCTCATCCCTCTTGAAGGAAATTCCTGGCCGCCTATGGGAGGTAGGAGTTGGcacttttatctttttatttcctTGGGTGAACTGGTATTATTTCTTCTATTTCGCTCTATCCCAGTTTATATGGTAGGCTTTCCATTTTCGGATGTCCCAAGATCTTATAACATGATTCCGCTAATAATAGGGTTATTTTAAACATTTCTCACATTTTTTAAGAATTTATGTTCACTTAACTTTTTCAACTTTTGAACTTTGTAATATTTTCTCAGCCAAATTAGCTTTTCAATTgttttttcaatatttttttttccatgcCACTATATAACAGTTCTAGTCCCTGAAGTCTTAATTTATCAGCTGGATCCTTTTACTTAAGCCTGTACAGAATATTGTGTTTATTGTTTAATTATTGTGATAATGATTATTTAACAGAAAAATGCATTGATATGTTGCAGGGAAAGGATGCAGTACTCTCTGCATTATCTGCACTCTGTATGTCGTGTCATAAAGCAATTTCTGCTGCTGATCCTAACGCTCCAGATGCCATTTTGAGTCTTATATTATCTGCATGTGCAAAGAAAACGAAGAAGCATCGTGAAGCAGCTTTCTCCTGTCTTGAGCAGGTAAATATGCACTCTGGATGTTTGAGCACCTTTATTCATGCCGGCAGGAGCATGCGAATTTTTTGCCTGAAATATCTGACAGCAGTTAATGTGAATAATTTTCATATTTTCTTTTTTTGACCAGTGATTATGTGGAAGAGTCATTCCAAGACATACTTTCTTCCCTTGTGAGGGATAATGTCAAATAGAAGTGTTCGATCTTCCAATGTTTTTAGTTCAACCACCAATGAAAAATAAATTGGAGGATAATTAAACACCTACGAGGTTTGGTTGATGAACAAGTTATACAGAGATTATAAAATGGTGATCAAGTCTTGACGGGATTATTTAGTGGATACACTTTTATTGGTATATGTTTGGTTCGTTGGACTAAAAATGGGTACTGAGTATAATATAAAACATGTGTTTGGTTTTACGCTAGGTAAACGGAAAaaacttttattttcaattttaaaccTGACTTTTTAAAAAGACTGGGGGAGAAGAGCTTTGGAAAAAGGCATCTTTGTCATTTTAGTGTTTTATCCCGGGATTGTATTCCCATATTGAGTGTGGTATAAAACTAATACAACAATTGTGTAATATATAATCCTGGGATTGCTAATCCTGGAAACAAAAGTTTAACCAAACACGGGATAAAATAATCCCGTATCTTATCCCGGGATTGTTATCCCTTATCACACAAATCAAACAACCCTTAAGTGAAATGACTTAAACTTCATAGTCAACTTCATAGCCGATTGGTATCACACCATTCAGACACATTCTACATTGTTAGTTTAAGACTTTGAAGATCCAATCTTttagcttcttccataatccaataAAATATGCTTTAGAAGATGTAAATATAGAAATGGCATTTTACTGTGAAGCAGTATTGAAAAGGTACTGATATGCATGATGCTACGTGTCTACTTTGCAGAGGTATATTCTGCAGCAGTATGTGTGCGCTATAGGTTCAAAGCCTCACTAAAACTTTTGCTTGTACTGTTAGTAAAGTTTGTTGTAGTTAATTTTTGTCAAACCTTCAGCTGCGCacaacctccccccccccccccccccccacacacacacacacacacacaaaaacccTCTTCCAGGACCCCCAAATAGTTGAAGAATGCTCAAAAAACTTAACCTATGTCAAGAATTTGCACCGAAGGGATGAAAGGTGAAAGCGTGTTGCAAGAAGTGAATAACCGGATAGCTATAGCTGGATCTAATAAAAGTAAAGATATCAATCAAATAGAACACTTGCACGTGTTGTTAAGCTGGAGCACTGGTTTTTGACAAACTGGAGCCGTGTCGCGAGGACTCCTTTCTATTCAATCAGAAATTCCGGACAATGTTTTCTGTGAGAGTTTTCTACCTAAAGGAAATTTTATATCATATGGTACAGTTAAATGGAGCGACATGGTTATTGAGGATTCACACAGCCGACACCAAATTGCTTGGATTGAGGCATAGTTGTTGTTTGCACGCTGTAGTTGAAAAATCAAGGAACCAACATTAGACTGCTGTACTGAAAGTTACAGCAAATCAAATGCTCTTTAGGGTATAAGTTGGGAAAAAGAGGTGGAGTTAGTACATATGTTGTATGCTGATAGCGATGATCTTTGCACTGTTGCTTGCTTTCCATATACACTACGGAATAATCTGAGTAGAAAGTAATTTACATAATGCTTGTCTAGTTTCTGCTTTTTATTGTCTAGTTTAATTTGATCATTTGGTGTAATGTTTTAGCTTCCTCATGTTTCATGGCATTAAATACTATTTCCTTTTGTCGTCTCTCCTTTCAGGTTTTAAAGGCATTCAACAATCCAGACTTCTTCAATAAAGCTTTTCCACAATTATTTGACATGTGCAGTCTGCAAATTAATACAGGGACTGATCAAATTAATTTGTCAAGTGATCTCACGGGAGGTATTGCATGAATTGTTTTATTTGTCTGCCCTTATGGTAGATGTACGACCGTTAATGATGCATATTTGAGCGTCTTAGAAGCTCAAACTCATTTGTCTAATTATGCCTTTTTATTATTTACAGGAGACGAGAAGGAGGATTTTTCTTCTGCACATGATAAGATAGTAAATTGTGTAACAGCATGCATCCACATAGCACGGACAACTGATATTATTCAACAGCAGAAGAACTTGATTGATTTTTTCTTAATTTCACTATCACCAAACTTTtcatggccaggtatgccccTCATAACATTACTTATCCTGACCAAGATGGTGAAACAGTTATTCCTGTCCTGATGTGCTTGTTTTCTTTTCTGCAGTTAAAGTGTCTGTTTTTTCGTCAATTAAGGAGCTATGCTCAAAGCTGAACACAGAAGTTGGTTCTCAAGATACTTCTCAATATGCGTGTATAATTGCTTTTGCCCATGAGGTGATTCATATCCCAAAGT
The sequence above is a segment of the Lycium barbarum isolate Lr01 chromosome 6, ASM1917538v2, whole genome shotgun sequence genome. Coding sequences within it:
- the LOC132643671 gene encoding uncharacterized protein LOC132643671 isoform X2, which translates into the protein MESNASSMVRNFCIMYVEMAVERARKEDKENIAPNFLANISKLPLQHQDILLRVITKVIGECHSAKISDEVAAKYRSSGDLPDHKIFLEFCLHTVLYQPTSQSGTCPAGLSVTQCDRVTGKRQLTSDYLRNVKLGILNIVQAMELPTELVYPLYVAASADCQESIVKRAEELQKKNASSVNLEDANLVSKLFVLFNGTAGTDQIPPELRVSPGNPSLRAKLMSIFCRSITAANSFPLTLQCIFGCIYGSNTTSRLKQLGMEFTVWVFKHGAMDQLRLMGPVILTGILKSLDGYSASESDVFARETKAFAFQAIGLLAKRMPQLFRDKVDVASRLFNALQSEAQFLRLTIQEATNSLAFAYKDAPKNVLNDLEALLLRSSQVEEGEVRFCAMRWATLLFDMQHCPSRFICMLGAADPKLDIREIALEGLFPDEDQRKAVSKSLNLKYPKLSDMLDYIIQQQPSVLDSASVGGSKLLFPSKSYVAMIKFLLRCFEADMKQDNLVEGAHFSAAVEKLCLLLEHAMAYEGSADLHAKASKALISVGSHVPQVIASRYVDKVAWMKQFLGHIDFDTRESISRLIGIASCSLPLHSLCDLISELIALIGTAPKLRFEMQHGVLCTLGYVTANCMSRTVSIPEALLQSTLKCLVDVVNSETATLASFAMQALGHVGLCIPLPLLLVDSSSAPILVILREKLSKLLAGDDVKAVQRIVISLGHLCVKELSSSHLNIALDLIFSLSQSKVEDILFAAGEALSFLWGGVPVTADMILKSNYTSLSMSSNFLMGDVSSTSSSCVDSEANEQGHSTVRDAITRKLFDDLLYSSRKQERCAGTVWLLSLTMYCGQHQAIQKLLPDIQEAFSHLLAEQNELTQELASQGLSVVYELGDASMKKSLVNALVGTLTGSGKRKRAVKLVEDSEVFQEGTIGESPSGGKLSTYKELCNLANEMGQPDMIYKFMDLANYQASLNSKRGAAFGFSKIAKHAGDALQPHLHALVPRLLRYQYDPDKNVQDAMTHIWRSLITDSKKTIDEHYDLIIDDLLTQSGSRLWRSREASCLALSDVIQGRKFDQVEKHLKRIWTTAFRAMDDIKESVRNSGDRLCRAITNLTLRLCDVSLTQVSEATKAMEIVLPLLLSDGIMSKVESIRKASIGVVTKLTKGAGIALRPHLPELVCCMLESLSSLEDQGLNYVELHAANVGIQTEKLENLRISIAKGSPMWETLDRCIDVIDFQSLELLVPRVAQLVRIGVGLNTRVGVANFISLLAQKVGVNIKPFTAMLLRLLFQAVKEERSATSKRAFANACATVLKYATPSQAQKLIEDTAALHLGDKNEQIACAVLLKCYFSSAADVLGGYNDVIVPVIFISRFEDEKSVSNLYEEMWEENMSSERVTLQLYLGEIVELISGGIMSSSWSSKRKAAQAISKLCDTLGEVVSSQHHVLLSSLLKEIPGRLWEGKDAVLSALSALCMSCHKAISAADPNAPDAILSLILSACAKKTKKHREAAFSCLEQVLKAFNNPDFFNKAFPQLFDMCSLQINTGTDQINLSSDLTGGDEKEDFSSAHDKIVNCVTACIHIARTTDIIQQQKNLIDFFLISLSPNFSWPVKVSVFSSIKELCSKLNTEVGSQDTSQYACIIAFAHELFCKTSVKVLEIIQTVKIAQVHIAASECLLEMVNLLKATGQLPGGEVAFSREFVQVYDVEKNEHAKSLLKRCIDILENLEKEHTVSS